A single window of Chloroflexota bacterium DNA harbors:
- a CDS encoding glycosyltransferase: MSKRIAIISEHASPLAFLGGVDSGGQNVYVGQVARHLATSGFEVDVFTRRDTTLLPEVTDWIHGVRIVHVPAGPARHVPKEQLLPYMDRFTTYLLARCRRKRLGYDLIHANFWMSALVAMRIKRAVGIPFVVTFHALGRVRRLYQQDADGFPDERFAIEEEVVAEADRIIAECPQDEEDLIQLYNADPAKIDVVPCGFDPAEFWPISKPLARVAIGLDPDERLILQLGRIVPRKGIDTAVQALARLGRVCQLPARLLIVGGEADDPSPIATPEIGRLEALARAEGVADRVTFVGRRNRDALKYYYSAADVFVTTPWYEPFGITPLEAMACGTPVIGSNVGGIKFSIRDGETGYLVPPRDPDALAGRLAHLFERPKLLNLFRKNAIRRANDLFTWQRAADAISEIYDHVSSARYPACDDVNGLHGIVDSKFDILGQTLRESHRRLKGTMVEAAREIVACLGRGGKILVCGNGGSAADAQHLVAELVGRFKAAQRPALPALALTADSAVLTALSNDFGYEHGFARQVEALGRPGDVLIGISTSGRSENVACALDTARRIGMRTVGLLGGDGGRSAPAADVSLIVPSFDTQHVQEVHIVVIHALCEMVEHQILPHAARLSGGPRRLRQAPRSAGSIAAATTTTTTTTTTTTATRVA; encoded by the coding sequence ATGAGCAAGCGCATCGCCATCATTAGCGAGCACGCATCGCCCCTGGCGTTCCTGGGAGGCGTGGACAGCGGCGGCCAGAACGTGTACGTCGGCCAGGTTGCCAGGCACCTGGCAACGTCTGGCTTCGAGGTCGACGTCTTTACCCGACGCGACACGACGCTCCTGCCAGAAGTCACGGATTGGATCCACGGCGTCCGGATCGTGCACGTACCAGCAGGGCCGGCGCGGCACGTCCCCAAAGAGCAACTCCTGCCCTACATGGACCGATTCACCACATATCTCCTGGCCCGGTGCCGTCGCAAGCGCCTCGGCTACGACCTCATCCACGCAAACTTCTGGATGTCCGCGCTGGTGGCTATGCGGATCAAACGGGCTGTCGGCATTCCGTTCGTCGTCACGTTCCACGCGCTCGGCCGCGTCCGGCGCCTCTACCAGCAGGATGCCGACGGTTTCCCGGACGAGCGGTTCGCCATCGAAGAGGAAGTCGTCGCGGAGGCAGACCGCATCATCGCGGAATGCCCGCAGGACGAGGAAGACCTGATCCAGCTCTACAACGCGGACCCTGCAAAGATCGACGTCGTACCCTGCGGATTTGATCCGGCCGAGTTCTGGCCGATCAGCAAGCCGCTCGCTCGGGTCGCGATCGGTTTGGACCCGGACGAACGGCTCATCCTTCAACTCGGGCGCATCGTGCCGAGGAAGGGGATCGACACGGCCGTTCAGGCCCTCGCACGGCTCGGGCGCGTTTGTCAGTTACCCGCCCGTCTCCTGATCGTCGGGGGCGAGGCGGACGACCCGAGCCCGATCGCCACGCCGGAAATCGGTCGCCTGGAGGCGCTGGCGCGAGCCGAGGGTGTCGCCGACCGCGTAACATTCGTCGGGCGCAGGAACAGGGACGCGCTCAAGTACTACTACAGCGCCGCCGACGTATTCGTGACCACACCCTGGTACGAGCCGTTCGGCATCACGCCCCTGGAGGCGATGGCGTGCGGGACGCCGGTGATCGGATCGAACGTCGGGGGCATCAAGTTCTCGATTCGCGATGGCGAGACGGGATACCTCGTGCCGCCGCGCGATCCCGACGCCCTGGCAGGTCGGCTCGCACATCTCTTCGAGCGTCCCAAACTGCTGAACCTCTTCCGCAAGAACGCGATCCGTCGGGCCAACGACCTCTTCACCTGGCAGCGCGCGGCCGATGCGATTTCCGAGATCTACGACCACGTCAGCTCAGCGCGATATCCAGCATGCGACGACGTCAACGGCCTCCACGGAATCGTCGATTCCAAATTCGACATCCTCGGCCAGACTCTGCGCGAATCCCATCGCCGGCTGAAGGGGACGATGGTCGAGGCCGCGCGGGAGATCGTCGCGTGTCTTGGCCGCGGTGGGAAGATCCTCGTATGTGGTAACGGCGGCAGCGCCGCCGACGCCCAGCATTTGGTCGCCGAGCTGGTGGGAAGGTTCAAGGCCGCGCAACGCCCGGCGCTGCCCGCGCTTGCCTTGACTGCCGATAGTGCGGTCCTCACCGCGCTATCCAATGATTTCGGCTACGAGCACGGGTTCGCCCGGCAGGTCGAGGCTCTCGGACGCCCGGGCGACGTGCTGATCGGAATCAGCACCAGTGGCCGCTCAGAAAACGTCGCCTGCGCGCTGGACACGGCACGGCGCATCGGCATGCGAACCGTCGGGCTCCTCGGAGGGGACGGCGGCCGCTCAGCGCCGGCCGCGGATGTGAGCCTGATCGTCCCATCCTTCGACACGCAGCACGTCCAGGAGGTGCACATCGTCGTGATCCATGCGCTGTGCGAGATGG